The following nucleotide sequence is from Terriglobales bacterium.
ACTTTTCCCGTCCTGTGGGTTCATTAATGGTGCGCAACATCGCCGACCTCCTCCCGGTTGCGAGGGCTCTTCCGATGACAAAATACAAACGCCTTCTTTGCCTCCTGGCGCTTTGCCTGGCGATTCCCGGCGGGCTGCTCCTGGCCAAGGAGAAGCGCGCGCAATCCAAGGCCGTGGTCCCGCAGATGGACGACTCCAAGCGGGTCATTCACGCCCTGAACCGCTTCAGCTTCGGCCCGCGGCCCGGCGACGTGGAACGCCTCCGCGCCATGGGCCTCGATAAGTGGTTCGAGCAGCAGCTCCATCCGGAGAAGATCGACGACCATGCGCTCGAAGCGCGTCTTTCCGGCTTCTCCACTCTGGCCATGAGCACCCGGGAGA
It contains:
- a CDS encoding DUF1800 family protein; translated protein: MTKYKRLLCLLALCLAIPGGLLLAKEKRAQSKAVVPQMDDSKRVIHALNRFSFGPRPGDVERLRAMGLDKWFEQQLHPEKIDDHALEARLSGFSTLAMSTREMVEKFPPPALVKAVAEGKAPMPRDPQERAIYQKQIEIYQERKAAKQEKGEANAGDADPQEMSPEQQAERRQARMQAQQKADAMLDMTPEERMQELGRMS